A part of Lacibacter sp. H407 genomic DNA contains:
- a CDS encoding SusC/RagA family TonB-linked outer membrane protein — protein sequence MKLTVIFLFVCSLMVHAGGFSQNVKVTLSLNGVKLTTFFKVIEKETNYRFTFSNDIIPPGRIVTVKAKDTPLSEVMDAVLQQTNLKYRFDETSGVFIISEKKDHAEDAVVMRTINGTVAGDGGEPLAGVTVQVKGTTKATTTDNSGSFTIEVEDNAKVLVLSFIGMVTQEVNIEGKSSVKVVMSLLDKALNEVVVIGYGTQKRTLVTGAVSTVSSKTLNELPAISISQALQGRVAGLQVTNNGSPGTEPIVRIRGISSISFASDPLYVVDGFPTGNLSAIDVKDIESVDVLKDASAAAIYGSRATSGVIIINTKKGRRDGKMSVTLDSYFGIQEVTSRLSLLNTEQFKQYALAYRGNQVPRLTEPQISQPTHAGATQTYGQTNTDWQDAYFKKGGMNQHNIGLSGGNEVSRFHASAGYTDQQGIAPSVAYRRYNFRINSDHIINKVFTFGENLYIASGIQNYDNNETGSRTNLVNVIRMMPHIPVFDPTSNGGYRGVDATKDGGDPTNPVEDAALKNPGKRSTVKIFGTAFLEANITSWLKFKSTFGIDYATGLDYRFAPIFNNNGAVAGSSATQATITNNRNVSTVKLFTEQLTFDKTFGNHHLNVIAVYEQQSQQTKQENASGNQPSNDLRTLNNATNISAQTLVGENTLLSFLGRVNYDYQSKYIVSVAIRRDGLSVWAPGKKWATFPSASVGWRVDQEDFMRNMPKISELKLRVGYGITGLNGLVLGNTPWLVSVLANSSSYPLGNSITGGPGSTIPGLGNQELEWEKTKQINIGLDLGLFKNKITLSAEYYQRKTDNLILEVPVPPSFGYINSTVFQNVGAMNNNGFEFQLGYNKREGAFKWYASTNMSFVTNQVTRLAEGVTKIERGNDADFGGDNITNTAPGYSVQGFYGWVVEGIFQSTAEVSSHATQSAATAPGDLKFKDLNKDGKIDNDDRQFLGSFIPKVTYAFNLGGNYKNFDASLFFQGVQGNKIYNATRVITEGMVRFFNAGTQVLNAWTPTNTNTNIPRAVSSDPNRNARPSTRFLEDGSFLRLKNVMLGYTVPVNFLNTHTKGSVKSLRVYVSAQNVLTFTKYSGYDPEVGNRTPGSSLTNGIDFAVYPQPKSFQAGIQVSF from the coding sequence ATGAAACTGACTGTAATTTTTCTGTTTGTATGTAGCCTGATGGTACATGCCGGCGGGTTCTCCCAAAATGTGAAAGTGACCCTTTCGCTAAATGGGGTAAAACTGACGACGTTTTTTAAAGTCATCGAAAAGGAAACCAACTACCGGTTTACATTTTCAAATGATATTATTCCGCCCGGAAGGATCGTAACCGTGAAAGCAAAAGATACGCCCTTATCAGAGGTAATGGATGCGGTGCTGCAGCAAACCAACCTTAAATACAGGTTCGACGAAACATCCGGTGTTTTTATTATTTCAGAGAAAAAAGATCATGCTGAAGATGCTGTAGTAATGCGTACGATCAATGGCACTGTAGCTGGTGATGGAGGAGAACCACTCGCAGGCGTAACAGTGCAGGTAAAGGGAACTACTAAAGCTACTACTACAGACAATAGTGGTTCATTTACAATTGAGGTAGAAGACAATGCTAAAGTATTAGTCTTGTCTTTTATTGGAATGGTTACCCAAGAAGTAAATATCGAAGGTAAAAGCTCCGTAAAAGTGGTAATGTCTTTATTAGACAAGGCATTAAATGAAGTGGTGGTGATAGGTTATGGTACGCAGAAAAGAACATTGGTAACCGGTGCAGTTTCAACTGTAAGCAGTAAAACATTGAATGAACTGCCGGCCATAAGTATTTCGCAGGCATTACAGGGTCGTGTTGCAGGTTTACAGGTAACCAATAATGGTAGCCCGGGTACCGAACCCATTGTACGTATCAGAGGTATCAGCTCAATTAGTTTTGCTTCAGATCCATTATATGTGGTAGATGGATTTCCTACAGGAAACCTTTCCGCAATTGATGTAAAAGATATTGAATCGGTAGACGTATTGAAAGATGCATCTGCTGCAGCGATCTATGGTTCAAGAGCAACCAGTGGTGTAATCATCATCAATACAAAAAAAGGAAGAAGAGATGGGAAAATGAGTGTTACGCTTGATTCCTATTTTGGCATACAGGAAGTAACAAGTCGCCTTTCACTCCTTAATACAGAACAGTTCAAACAATATGCGCTTGCTTACAGAGGCAACCAGGTACCGAGACTTACAGAACCACAAATAAGTCAACCCACTCATGCCGGGGCAACACAAACCTATGGCCAAACTAATACTGATTGGCAGGATGCTTATTTCAAAAAAGGCGGTATGAATCAGCATAACATTGGCTTGAGCGGCGGTAATGAAGTATCACGATTTCATGCTTCTGCCGGTTATACTGATCAGCAGGGTATTGCACCAAGTGTGGCTTATCGTCGTTATAATTTCCGCATTAACTCAGATCATATCATCAACAAAGTTTTTACGTTCGGTGAAAACCTGTACATCGCTTCCGGAATTCAGAACTATGATAATAATGAAACCGGCTCCAGAACCAACCTGGTGAATGTGATACGAATGATGCCACATATACCTGTTTTTGATCCAACATCTAACGGAGGTTACAGAGGTGTAGATGCTACAAAAGATGGTGGCGATCCAACCAACCCGGTAGAAGATGCAGCATTGAAAAATCCAGGTAAACGATCAACCGTAAAGATTTTTGGTACTGCTTTTCTCGAAGCCAACATCACCAGCTGGCTGAAATTTAAATCTACGTTTGGTATTGATTATGCTACTGGGTTAGATTATCGTTTTGCACCTATTTTTAATAACAACGGTGCTGTTGCCGGTTCAAGCGCTACACAGGCAACGATTACAAATAACCGGAATGTTTCCACTGTAAAATTATTTACTGAACAACTTACGTTCGATAAAACGTTTGGCAACCATCATCTCAATGTAATTGCAGTTTACGAACAACAGAGCCAGCAAACAAAGCAGGAAAATGCAAGCGGTAACCAACCATCAAACGACCTGCGCACACTGAACAATGCAACGAATATCTCTGCACAAACATTGGTTGGAGAAAATACATTGTTATCCTTCCTTGGACGTGTGAATTACGATTATCAAAGCAAATACATCGTAAGTGTAGCTATACGACGTGATGGACTTTCTGTTTGGGCTCCCGGAAAAAAATGGGCAACATTCCCCTCAGCTTCTGTAGGCTGGAGAGTTGATCAGGAAGATTTTATGCGGAACATGCCTAAAATTTCTGAATTGAAATTGAGAGTTGGATATGGAATTACCGGTCTTAACGGGTTGGTATTGGGTAACACACCTTGGTTAGTGAGTGTGCTTGCAAATAGTTCATCGTACCCTCTTGGTAATTCAATTACCGGCGGACCAGGTTCTACTATTCCGGGATTGGGCAACCAGGAGTTGGAATGGGAAAAAACAAAACAGATAAACATCGGTCTGGATCTTGGATTATTTAAAAATAAGATCACTTTATCGGCTGAGTATTATCAGCGAAAAACAGATAACCTGATTTTGGAAGTACCTGTTCCCCCTTCTTTTGGATATATCAACAGCACAGTATTTCAAAACGTTGGTGCAATGAATAACAACGGATTTGAATTTCAATTGGGTTACAATAAACGAGAAGGTGCGTTTAAATGGTATGCAAGCACAAACATGAGTTTTGTTACAAACCAGGTAACCAGGTTAGCTGAAGGTGTTACAAAAATTGAGCGTGGTAATGATGCAGATTTTGGTGGTGATAATATTACTAATACTGCACCGGGATATTCTGTTCAGGGTTTCTACGGTTGGGTGGTAGAAGGTATTTTTCAAAGTACAGCAGAAGTTAGCAGCCATGCTACACAATCAGCTGCTACAGCTCCCGGCGACTTGAAGTTTAAAGACCTTAACAAGGATGGAAAAATTGATAATGATGACCGCCAGTTTCTCGGAAGTTTTATTCCTAAGGTTACGTATGCATTTAACCTTGGCGGCAACTACAAAAATTTTGATGCATCACTTTTCTTCCAGGGAGTTCAGGGCAACAAAATTTATAACGCTACAAGGGTTATTACCGAAGGCATGGTTCGTTTCTTTAATGCCGGCACACAGGTGTTGAACGCATGGACGCCAACCAATACTAATACAAATATTCCACGTGCTGTTTCTTCAGATCCTAACAGAAACGCCCGTCCTTCTACAAGGTTTCTTGAAGACGGTTCATTTCTGCGTCTGAAAAATGTAATGTTAGGATATACGGTGCCGGTAAATTTTTTAAACACACATACAAAAGGATCCGTAAAGAGTTTACGGGTTTACGTATCAGCACAAAATGTACTAACGTTTACAAAATATAGCGGATACGATCCGGAAGTGGGTAACAGAACTCCCGGTTCATCATTAACCAATGGTATCGACTTTGCAGTGTATCCACAGCCTAAGTCGTTCCAGGCAGGTATTCAGGTAAGTTTTTAA
- a CDS encoding RagB/SusD family nutrient uptake outer membrane protein, with protein MKQNIKSIIVTTLAVTTMLGCIKKLEVLDENNPTTESYFKTALELQNGVNAVYSTLRSAQLVGREWFFTHDMRGGECWAGGDQLEAPRAELLKQPSPAPSNSVMTNVWTGSYQMINRANLVIGKAPEITDNTALRDRVVGEAKFLRGWAYFELVAQWGEVPLYTETVTSAIGFKGKSPVADIYAFIIKDLTEAAAALPASYGASDNGRATSGAANSLLGKVLMQKGDYAAAKTALLKVYGKYSLVPNYLWNFDGDIKSDGGVTITAGHEFNAESIFEVVFVDKGDNNFNWGYNGEGSTSPLSTVRNQEYGITWGNVIPSDRFLNEFEANDPRYRFTIYEEGDNILTAPGAVDNINNPAATPPLQLTAAAMNIAPSTKNGVTKKRFFRKYSIYEYVNSGFHPGGINQRVIRYADVLLMLAECEAEAGTPAQAAIYINEVRSRPGVAMPPVTPLTKNDALKAVMHERAVELGAEEVASIDVLRWRKKGYFPLLKPDPVPNQVDMFPIPSSETSTNPLIN; from the coding sequence ATGAAACAAAATATAAAATCAATTATAGTAACAACATTGGCAGTTACCACTATGCTGGGCTGTATCAAAAAACTGGAGGTGTTGGACGAAAACAATCCAACAACAGAAAGTTATTTTAAAACAGCACTTGAATTGCAGAACGGTGTAAATGCTGTTTACTCTACTTTAAGATCGGCTCAACTGGTTGGTCGGGAATGGTTTTTTACACATGATATGAGAGGCGGTGAATGCTGGGCCGGTGGCGATCAGTTAGAAGCACCAAGAGCTGAGTTGTTAAAACAACCATCACCTGCTCCATCAAATTCTGTAATGACGAATGTGTGGACTGGTAGTTATCAAATGATCAACAGGGCTAACCTTGTAATTGGTAAAGCACCGGAAATAACAGATAACACAGCATTAAGAGATCGTGTGGTGGGAGAAGCAAAATTTTTAAGAGGTTGGGCTTATTTTGAATTGGTAGCACAGTGGGGCGAAGTTCCGCTGTATACAGAAACGGTTACTTCTGCAATTGGGTTTAAAGGCAAATCGCCTGTTGCAGATATTTATGCTTTCATAATAAAGGATCTTACTGAAGCAGCGGCGGCATTGCCGGCGAGCTACGGAGCATCTGATAATGGCAGGGCCACAAGTGGAGCCGCTAATTCTTTGCTGGGCAAAGTGCTGATGCAAAAAGGTGATTATGCTGCTGCTAAAACTGCTTTGCTGAAAGTGTATGGCAAATACTCACTTGTACCAAATTACCTGTGGAATTTTGATGGCGATATAAAGAGTGATGGTGGGGTAACCATTACAGCTGGTCATGAATTTAATGCTGAATCTATTTTTGAAGTAGTGTTTGTTGATAAGGGTGATAATAATTTTAACTGGGGATATAATGGTGAAGGTTCAACCAGTCCATTGAGTACAGTACGTAACCAGGAGTATGGTATTACCTGGGGAAATGTGATTCCATCGGACAGGTTTTTAAATGAATTTGAAGCCAACGATCCGAGATATAGATTTACGATTTATGAAGAGGGTGATAACATACTTACAGCTCCGGGTGCAGTTGATAATATTAATAACCCGGCAGCAACACCTCCTTTACAACTTACAGCTGCGGCAATGAACATTGCGCCAAGCACAAAGAACGGTGTAACGAAGAAGCGTTTCTTCCGCAAGTACAGTATTTATGAATATGTAAACTCCGGTTTCCACCCCGGCGGTATTAATCAGCGTGTAATACGTTATGCAGATGTATTGCTGATGTTGGCAGAATGTGAAGCAGAAGCAGGAACGCCGGCACAGGCAGCAATCTATATCAATGAAGTGCGGAGCCGCCCGGGTGTAGCAATGCCACCTGTTACGCCGTTAACAAAAAACGATGCATTAAAAGCAGTGATGCATGAACGTGCAGTTGAATTAGGTGCCGAAGAAGTAGCCAGTATAGATGTTTTACGCTGGAGGAAAAAAGGTTATTTCCCTTTATTGAAACCAGATCCCGTACCGAACCAGGTAGATATGTTTCCAATTCCTTCCAGTGAAACGTCAACAAATCCTTTGATAAATTAA
- a CDS encoding VCBS repeat-containing protein → MKELVNYSKQFIFFIGIILLLSCNRQQKDTLFTQLSATASGINFSNDIHDNDSSYSFINEFGYMGGGVGIGDFNNDGLKDIFFAGNQVSSQLYINKGNNQFDDITKKAGIGTNVWCTGVSIVDVNQDGFDDIYVCVFGKDLMHRSKNLLFINQGNLTFKEEAEAYGLADVGYSTQAAFFDYDRDGDLDMFLVNYLLSTKNSNTIFPRDKSGFSPANDKLYRNEGDSANTGHPVFTDVSIAAGIKEDGYGLGVSVSDFNNDGWPDIYVANDFISNDELWLNNRNGSFTNCIDKAIQHQSYSSMGSDAADMNNDALTDIVTLDMLPETNERKKTSLSFMNYDRYESERRMGYEPEFMRNMLQLNNGNLNSGTTGIPFFSEIGRLSGIHATDWSWSVLLADFNNDGWKDMHVTNGIGRDFIDADFLEFSNGIFNSNQTREEQQKAIRKKLASLENVNLPNYLYINNKDLSFSDHSESAGVNEPSMSNGAAYADLDNDGDLDLVVNNINKAAFVFINNTYQKNKAPTSHSLSVQLNGDSLNRKGFGAKLFVHTGGKVQLQEQNPVRGYFSSVDQQLVFGLGQHDHADSLVIVWPDGKKQVLENVKADTTIVLAWKNAVVDEVDVVFPSYLFSDITGQSDLFYKHQENPFNDYTSQQLLPQKYSQMGPFITTGDINNDGTTDFFIGAAFNFSGKFFIQKPGAIFISKNLTDSIKFEEEQDCILFDADKDGDNDLLVTYGGMQFEENSVYYKPRLYTNDGKGNFTLQSSAIPDSVRTIAGCVSVGDYDGDGYPDLFIAGRVSKKYPQSPKSFLLHNNRGIFADVTAKVCPALQTPGMVTAAVWTDFDNDQQTDLVIAGEWMPVQFFKNTQGKLIDVTAATGLTQINGMWRSLIASDMDNDGDMDLVAGNLGLNCEYKVSPNEPMQLFATDFDGNGSIDPFLFYYIKGADAVKHLYPAVSRGRFAEQVPAIKKQFLFNKDYAHATYQDIFKGKAADKILQLHCNETRTCYFENTGNGKFVKHVLPVEAQFSPVNAIICDDIDNDGFKDLLLAGNEYQTEVITGRYDASYGCFLRGSSNRSFQSVPPAKSGFILNGDVKDMSLIRLTNGEKRILAAVNNDSMRVFKIAVARNQ, encoded by the coding sequence ATGAAAGAGCTTGTCAACTATTCGAAACAGTTTATTTTTTTTATCGGCATCATTTTATTACTGTCGTGTAATCGCCAACAAAAAGACACGTTGTTTACACAGCTTTCGGCAACAGCGTCGGGTATCAATTTTAGTAATGATATCCACGACAACGACTCTTCCTACTCTTTCATCAACGAGTTTGGTTATATGGGCGGCGGTGTGGGCATTGGCGATTTTAATAATGATGGATTAAAGGATATTTTTTTCGCCGGAAACCAGGTAAGCAGCCAGTTGTACATCAATAAAGGAAACAATCAGTTTGATGATATCACAAAAAAAGCAGGCATTGGTACCAATGTCTGGTGTACAGGTGTAAGCATTGTTGATGTTAACCAGGATGGCTTCGATGATATCTATGTTTGTGTATTTGGTAAGGATCTGATGCATCGTTCAAAAAATCTCTTATTCATCAACCAAGGGAATCTTACATTTAAAGAAGAAGCAGAAGCATATGGACTTGCAGATGTCGGTTACTCAACACAGGCAGCTTTTTTTGATTATGACAGAGATGGCGACCTGGATATGTTTCTTGTAAATTACTTGCTGAGTACAAAAAATTCGAATACGATTTTCCCGAGAGATAAAAGCGGATTTTCACCTGCGAATGATAAACTCTACCGCAATGAGGGCGATAGTGCAAATACAGGACATCCTGTTTTTACCGATGTATCAATTGCGGCGGGAATAAAAGAAGATGGATATGGGTTGGGCGTATCCGTTAGTGATTTTAATAATGATGGCTGGCCGGATATTTATGTAGCAAATGATTTTATATCCAACGACGAATTATGGCTTAATAACCGCAACGGAAGTTTTACCAATTGTATCGACAAGGCAATTCAGCATCAGTCGTATTCAAGTATGGGATCTGATGCTGCTGATATGAATAATGATGCCTTAACAGATATCGTTACACTGGATATGCTGCCGGAAACGAATGAACGGAAAAAGACCTCTCTCTCGTTCATGAATTATGATCGGTATGAATCGGAAAGAAGGATGGGTTATGAACCGGAATTTATGCGCAACATGCTACAGTTGAATAATGGTAACTTAAACTCAGGAACTACCGGTATTCCTTTTTTTAGTGAAATAGGAAGATTGAGCGGAATACATGCAACCGATTGGAGCTGGAGTGTATTGCTGGCTGATTTTAATAATGATGGGTGGAAAGATATGCATGTCACCAATGGTATTGGGAGAGATTTTATTGATGCCGATTTTCTGGAGTTCAGTAATGGGATATTCAATAGCAACCAAACAAGAGAAGAACAACAAAAAGCGATCAGAAAAAAACTGGCTTCATTAGAAAATGTTAACCTGCCAAATTATTTATACATCAACAATAAAGATCTCAGCTTTTCAGATCACTCTGAAAGTGCAGGAGTGAACGAACCTTCCATGTCGAATGGTGCAGCTTATGCCGATTTGGATAATGATGGCGATCTCGACCTGGTTGTAAATAATATTAATAAAGCGGCATTTGTTTTCATTAACAATACCTATCAAAAAAACAAAGCTCCAACTTCTCATTCCTTAAGTGTGCAATTAAACGGAGACAGTCTTAACAGGAAAGGATTTGGCGCAAAACTGTTTGTACATACAGGCGGCAAAGTGCAACTGCAGGAACAAAATCCTGTTCGTGGATATTTCTCATCAGTAGATCAGCAACTTGTTTTTGGATTAGGACAACATGATCATGCAGATTCACTTGTGATCGTGTGGCCCGATGGGAAAAAACAGGTCTTAGAAAATGTAAAGGCTGATACAACGATTGTACTTGCATGGAAAAACGCTGTTGTTGATGAGGTTGATGTAGTATTTCCATCGTATCTTTTTTCAGATATAACAGGGCAGAGCGATTTGTTCTATAAACATCAGGAAAATCCCTTTAACGATTATACATCTCAACAATTATTGCCGCAAAAATATTCTCAAATGGGGCCGTTTATTACTACCGGCGATATCAATAATGATGGCACAACAGATTTTTTTATTGGTGCTGCATTTAACTTTTCCGGAAAATTTTTCATACAAAAGCCCGGAGCAATATTTATTTCAAAAAATCTTACCGACAGTATTAAGTTTGAAGAAGAACAGGATTGTATTTTATTTGATGCAGATAAAGATGGTGATAACGACTTATTGGTTACGTACGGCGGTATGCAATTTGAAGAAAATTCAGTTTACTATAAACCACGGTTATATACAAATGATGGCAAGGGTAATTTCACATTGCAGAGTAGCGCCATTCCTGATTCAGTAAGAACGATTGCGGGCTGTGTAAGCGTTGGTGATTATGACGGCGATGGCTACCCCGATCTATTCATTGCAGGCAGGGTGTCGAAAAAATATCCACAGTCTCCTAAAAGTTTTTTACTCCACAATAACCGTGGCATTTTTGCCGATGTTACTGCAAAAGTTTGTCCCGCTTTGCAAACACCCGGAATGGTTACTGCTGCGGTGTGGACTGATTTTGATAATGATCAGCAAACAGACCTTGTTATTGCAGGAGAATGGATGCCCGTACAATTTTTTAAAAACACTCAAGGAAAATTAATTGATGTAACAGCTGCTACGGGGCTAACTCAAATAAATGGAATGTGGCGTAGTTTAATTGCCAGCGATATGGATAATGATGGAGACATGGATCTTGTTGCAGGCAACCTTGGATTGAATTGTGAATACAAGGTTAGTCCGAATGAACCCATGCAATTATTTGCAACTGATTTTGATGGTAACGGCAGTATCGATCCTTTTTTATTCTACTACATAAAAGGAGCGGATGCTGTGAAGCATTTGTATCCCGCCGTCAGCAGGGGCCGCTTTGCTGAGCAGGTACCTGCTATAAAAAAACAATTTCTTTTCAATAAGGATTATGCACACGCTACTTACCAAGATATATTTAAAGGAAAAGCAGCCGATAAAATTTTGCAGTTGCATTGTAATGAAACAAGGACTTGTTATTTTGAAAATACGGGCAATGGTAAATTTGTGAAACATGTGTTGCCGGTAGAAGCACAATTTTCGCCGGTTAATGCCATTATCTGTGATGATATCGATAACGATGGATTCAAAGACCTTTTGCTGGCAGGTAATGAATACCAAACCGAGGTAATCACAGGAAGATATGATGCGTCTTACGGTTGTTTTCTTCGCGGAAGTAGTAATAGATCCTTTCAGTCAGTTCCCCCTGCAAAAAGTGGGTTTATTTTAAATGGTGATGTAAAGGACATGTCGCTCATTCGCTTAACAAACGGAGAAAAAAGAATCCTTGCTGCAGTTAATAATGATTCTATGCGGGTATTTAAGATTGCTGTTGCACGCAATCAGTAA
- a CDS encoding YitT family protein — MGKQDSETLVEKAMRVRSNRTNPDAPLTPYEKAKAYRERRISFYALLKDAFLMLIGIFSAAFGLKGFLIPNRFIDGGATGIALLTNELSKIPFPLLLLLVNAPFVLFGYRILGKVFFIKTTIAIITLALVTAFVSFPQVTDDKLLVAIFGGFFLGAGIGFAIRGGSVIDGTEVMALFVSKKIGGSVGDVILIINVMVFSVAAYILSIDTAMYALITYLAAAKTVDFVAEGIEEYTGVTIISTHSEEISRMVTHQLGRGVTVYKGKGGFGTKGYADERDIIYSVVTRLEINRIKTEVHKIDPNAFMVMSSIKDVKGGLIKKRRLKGN; from the coding sequence ATGGGTAAACAAGACTCCGAAACATTGGTAGAAAAAGCAATGAGGGTACGAAGCAATCGTACAAACCCTGATGCACCACTTACTCCGTATGAAAAAGCAAAAGCTTATCGTGAACGGCGCATTTCGTTTTATGCGTTATTGAAAGATGCTTTTCTGATGTTGATAGGAATTTTCTCTGCCGCCTTTGGCTTAAAAGGATTTTTAATACCTAACCGGTTTATTGATGGTGGCGCCACCGGTATTGCCCTGCTTACCAACGAACTTTCAAAAATTCCATTTCCGCTGTTGCTGCTGCTGGTAAACGCCCCTTTTGTTTTGTTTGGTTACCGCATACTCGGCAAAGTATTTTTTATCAAAACAACCATCGCCATTATTACACTGGCATTGGTAACAGCTTTTGTAAGTTTTCCGCAGGTAACCGATGATAAATTATTGGTGGCCATTTTTGGTGGATTCTTTTTAGGTGCCGGTATTGGCTTTGCTATTCGTGGTGGATCGGTGATCGATGGTACGGAAGTAATGGCGTTGTTTGTAAGTAAAAAGATCGGTGGGTCGGTGGGTGATGTGATCCTGATCATTAATGTAATGGTGTTTTCAGTTGCCGCTTATATTCTGTCGATCGATACAGCGATGTATGCACTTATTACTTACCTCGCCGCTGCAAAAACAGTTGATTTTGTGGCCGAAGGAATTGAAGAATACACAGGTGTTACCATTATTTCAACACATAGTGAAGAGATCAGCCGTATGGTGACGCATCAACTTGGACGTGGTGTAACAGTGTATAAAGGGAAAGGTGGTTTTGGCACGAAAGGATATGCTGATGAACGTGATATTATTTATTCGGTTGTTACACGTTTGGAAATTAACCGCATTAAAACAGAAGTACATAAAATTGATCCCAACGCTTTCATGGTGATGAGCAGTATTAAAGATGTAAAAGGCGGATTGATCAAGAAACGCCGGTTGAAAGGGAATTAA
- a CDS encoding 2-oxoacid:acceptor oxidoreductase subunit alpha, with protein sequence MTRTQEVLNDVVIKFAGDSGDGMQLTGSQFTNNTALMGIDLATFPDFPAEIRAPQGTLAGVSGYQLRFSSDNVFTPGDECDVLVAMNAAALKANLTAIKKGGKIIANTDGFDAKNLRLANYPEGVNPLENDSLTNYEVIKIDVTKLTREALADITMGMKEKDRAKNMFVLGFLYWMYNRDMENTISFLREKFGKKPEILESNIRVLQAGYNYGDTTETFTTTYKVEKAKMEPGMYRSVMGNQAVSFGLIAASQKSGLQLFLGSYPITPASDILHDLSKYKSFGVKTFQAEDEIAAITSAIGAAYGGSLAVTTSSGPGIALKGEAMGLAVMLEIPLLIINIQRGGPSTGLPTKTEQSDLMQAYYGRNGECPMPIISASTPADCFDAVYEAARISVQHMTPVIFLSDGYIANGAEPWKFPQSADLPEIHVKFKQGLDEGEEKLQPYKRDDKLVRPWAIPGTPGLEHRIGGLEKQDITGNISYDADNHQHMVKTRQAKVDKIADHIPVQQLDSGPEKGKVLILGWGSTYGAIKSACAELQVQGKSVAHAHLRYIRPFPRNLGEILSNYETVLIPEINNGQLIKIIRDVYFVDAKGYNKIKGVPITKGELIEELQQYL encoded by the coding sequence ATGACAAGAACTCAGGAAGTATTAAACGATGTAGTTATCAAGTTTGCAGGAGACAGTGGTGATGGTATGCAGTTAACAGGCAGCCAGTTTACCAATAATACGGCGTTGATGGGAATTGACCTTGCCACCTTCCCCGATTTTCCTGCCGAAATTCGTGCCCCACAAGGAACCCTGGCTGGTGTAAGTGGTTATCAACTGCGTTTCAGCAGTGATAATGTGTTTACCCCCGGCGATGAGTGCGATGTGTTGGTGGCCATGAATGCAGCTGCCCTCAAAGCAAATCTTACCGCTATTAAAAAAGGTGGAAAGATCATTGCCAATACAGATGGCTTCGATGCAAAAAATTTGCGCCTTGCAAATTATCCCGAAGGTGTAAACCCACTCGAAAACGACAGTCTCACTAACTATGAGGTGATTAAGATCGATGTTACAAAGCTTACACGTGAAGCATTGGCCGATATTACGATGGGCATGAAAGAAAAAGACCGTGCAAAAAATATGTTTGTGCTGGGCTTTTTGTACTGGATGTACAACCGTGATATGGAGAATACCATTTCATTCCTGCGGGAGAAGTTTGGTAAGAAACCGGAAATACTGGAAAGCAACATTCGTGTATTACAGGCCGGTTATAATTATGGCGATACTACCGAAACATTTACCACCACCTATAAAGTAGAGAAGGCAAAAATGGAACCGGGCATGTACCGTTCCGTGATGGGTAACCAGGCAGTAAGCTTTGGGTTGATCGCTGCTTCGCAAAAAAGCGGACTGCAATTATTCCTCGGTTCGTACCCCATTACTCCGGCTTCTGATATTTTGCACGACCTGAGTAAGTACAAATCGTTTGGTGTAAAAACATTCCAGGCCGAAGATGAAATCGCAGCTATTACGTCAGCAATTGGTGCAGCCTATGGCGGATCGCTGGCAGTAACTACCAGCAGTGGTCCCGGTATTGCATTAAAAGGTGAAGCGATGGGTTTGGCAGTGATGCTTGAAATTCCGTTGCTCATTATTAATATCCAACGTGGCGGACCGTCAACCGGTTTACCCACCAAAACAGAACAAAGTGATCTGATGCAGGCGTATTACGGACGCAATGGCGAATGTCCGATGCCGATCATTTCTGCTTCCACACCTGCCGATTGTTTTGATGCGGTGTATGAAGCGGCCCGAATTTCGGTACAGCACATGACGCCTGTTATCTTTTTAAGCGATGGGTATATTGCGAACGGTGCTGAACCGTGGAAGTTTCCGCAAAGCGCCGACCTTCCTGAGATCCATGTAAAATTCAAACAGGGATTGGATGAAGGCGAAGAAAAATTACAACCGTACAAACGTGATGATAAATTAGTTCGTCCATGGGCCATACCCGGTACACCCGGCTTGGAACATCGCATTGGCGGATTGGAAAAACAGGATATTACCGGTAACATCAGTTACGATGCTGATAACCACCAGCACATGGTGAAAACAAGACAGGCAAAGGTTGATAAAATTGCTGATCATATTCCTGTACAGCAATTAGACAGTGGTCCTGAAAAAGGAAAAGTGCTCATCCTTGGATGGGGCAGTACGTACGGTGCTATTAAAAGTGCCTGTGCAGAATTACAGGTGCAGGGGAAATCGGTAGCGCATGCACATCTCCGTTATATCCGTCCGTTCCCACGCAACCTTGGAGAAATATTGAGCAATTATGAAACCGTATTGATCCCCGAGATCAATAACGGACAGTTGATCAAAATTATTCGTGACGTTTATTTTGTAGATGCAAAAGGTTACAACAAGATCAAAGGTGTACCTATTACAAAAGGTGAATTGATCGAAGAGTTGCAACAGTATTTGTAA